Proteins from a genomic interval of Papaver somniferum cultivar HN1 chromosome 4, ASM357369v1, whole genome shotgun sequence:
- the LOC113274807 gene encoding putative glucan endo-1,3-beta-glucosidase GVI, with translation MRTMEPIILFYKISFFAALLISSNIFVEAGNVGVNYGRQGNNLPSPSAVVSLLRSRNVDRIRLFSPDWDVLNALRGSGIGVVLCVPNRDIQRMGNDPDFAGNWIWNNVLSFGDVQFRYISVGNEVNIPYAGESNHILPAMRNLHNALRAAGKTTPVTTTISFGVVVDSYPPSRGRFSDGAQNIMRSIVEFLVANRSPLLVNIYPYFAYNDNRQQIQLDYALFTANRVIVTDSGNGLRYWNLFDAMTDAAYAAIEKVGGYNVDIVVAESGWPSGQNGDIATIPNTRTYVNNLISHVSGTSGTPKRPGRSIETYIFGLFNENTKGGLPTERHFGLYYPDMREIFPVTFR, from the exons ATGAGAACAATGGAACCGATAATCTTGTTTTACAAAATTTCCTTCTTTGCAGCACTTCTCATTTCATCAAATATATTCGTTG AAGCGGGAAATGTTGGTGTGAACTATGGAAGGCAAGGAAACAACCTACCGTCCCCGAGTGCAGTCGTTAGCCTCTTAAGATCGAGAAATGTGGACCGAATTCGGCTTTTTAGTCCAGATTGGGATGTCCTAAATGCCCTACGAGGGTCAGGAATCGGAGTCGTACTTTGTGTCCCCAACCGAGATATCCAAAGGATGGGAAATGATCCAGATTTTGCTGGAAATTGGATTTGGAACAATGTCCTTTCATTCGGTGATGTTCAATTTCGATACATTTCAGTGGGAAATGAAGTCAATATTCCTTACGCTGGAGAGTCAAATCACATTCTTCCTGCTATGCGAAATCTTCATAATGCACTTAGAGCTGCTGGGAAAACAACTCCAGTTACTACAACTATTTCTTTTGGTGTGGTTGTAGATTCATACCCTCCCTCTCGTGGACGATTTTCCGACGGCGCCCAAAACATAATGAGATCGATAGTAGAGTTTTTAGTAGCCAACAGGAGTCCTCTCCTCGTAAATATCTATCCTTACTTCGCGTACAATGACAACCGACAACAAATACAATTGGATTATGCGTTATTTACGGCAAATCGAGTTATTGTAACGGACAGCGGTAACGGACTACGGTACTGGAACTTGTTTGATGCTATGACCGATGCAGCATATGCGGCGATCGAGAAGGTTGGTGGATACAATGTCGATATTGTCGTTGCCGAAAGTGGATGGCCATCTGGTCAAAATGGAGATATTGCAACCATTCCAAATACTAGGACATATGTTAACAATTTGATTTCACACGTATCGGGAACATCTGGAACCCCCAAAAGGCCAGGGAGGAGCATagagacttatatttttggcCTTTTTAACGAGAATACGAAGGGTGGTCTCCCGACTGAGCGACATTTTGGCCTGTACTACCCTGACATGAGAGAAATCTTCCCTGTCACTTTCCGTTAG